A genomic segment from Nodularia sphaerocarpa UHCC 0038 encodes:
- the nblR gene encoding response regulator transcription factor NblR, whose protein sequence is MTIAHSPCVLVIETDESLANQLSFDLREAGYEAILANDAASGLQYCRDAIGGQSHRQPALIVVDRMLSGESGLSLCKNLRIAGMCAPVLVLMARDTVDDRVACLEAGADDYVLKPYRPEDFLKLIRLYLKPEVDTSEQLRFGDLVLDIATRRAIHNGRTIDLTMKEFELLKFLMEHPREVLTREQILENVWGYDFMGESNVIEVYIRYLRLKIEDESHKRLIQTVRGVGYVLRES, encoded by the coding sequence ATGACAATTGCTCACAGTCCCTGTGTTCTGGTGATTGAAACTGATGAAAGTTTAGCAAATCAGCTGTCCTTTGATTTGCGAGAAGCCGGTTATGAAGCAATTTTGGCTAATGATGCCGCTAGCGGTTTACAATATTGCCGCGATGCCATCGGCGGGCAAAGCCATCGCCAACCTGCTTTAATTGTTGTAGACCGGATGCTCTCAGGAGAATCAGGACTCTCGTTGTGTAAAAATCTCAGAATTGCTGGGATGTGCGCCCCTGTCCTCGTACTCATGGCCAGAGATACAGTAGATGACCGGGTAGCTTGTTTAGAAGCTGGGGCTGATGATTACGTCCTCAAGCCTTATCGCCCAGAAGACTTTTTGAAGTTGATTCGCCTCTATTTAAAACCTGAAGTTGATACCAGCGAACAGTTACGTTTTGGGGATTTGGTTTTAGATATAGCCACCCGTCGCGCCATACATAACGGGCGCACAATTGATTTGACCATGAAAGAATTTGAACTATTAAAATTCTTAATGGAACACCCCCGCGAGGTATTAACCCGTGAACAAATTTTAGAAAACGTCTGGGGTTACGACTTTATGGGTGAGTCGAATGTGATAGAAGTGTACATTCGTTATTTACGCCTCAAAATTGAAGATGAAAGTCACAAGCGCCTAATTCAAACAGTGCGCGGTGTGGGTTATGTGTTACGTGAGTCTTAA
- a CDS encoding DUF2237 family protein, with protein sequence MADAKNVLGTDLESCCTSPMTGYYRDGFCTTGGQDFGMHVVCAQVTAEFLEYTKLQGNDLSTPVPQFNFPGLRPGDRWCLCAARWQEALEAGVAPPVVLAATHARAVEACSLEDLQKHAVR encoded by the coding sequence ATGGCAGATGCAAAAAACGTACTAGGAACAGACCTGGAGAGTTGCTGTACATCTCCCATGACTGGCTATTACCGCGACGGGTTTTGTACTACAGGTGGTCAAGATTTTGGGATGCACGTTGTTTGCGCCCAAGTCACAGCAGAATTTTTAGAGTATACCAAATTGCAGGGAAATGACCTCAGCACACCAGTTCCCCAATTTAATTTTCCTGGATTACGTCCAGGCGATCGCTGGTGTTTATGTGCAGCACGTTGGCAAGAAGCTTTAGAAGCTGGGGTTGCGCCTCCGGTTGTCCTCGCAGCCACCCATGCTAGAGCCGTGGAAGCCTGTTCTTTAGAAGATTTGCAAAAACACGCCGTCAGATAG
- a CDS encoding Rieske 2Fe-2S domain-containing protein, giving the protein MLEIKPNLGNNSVEEIFPGGNDPDCFDWHETWYPVHYLEDLDKSKPTPFTLLGKDIVIWWDKQTQSWQAFVDECPHRLAPLSEGRINEDGLLECPYHGWSFSGDGHCQRIPQQVADGTAETSKRACATSLPTTERQGLLFVFAGKAENAINTKIPVIEPLQESAEGWVVINTFRDVPYDALTLLENILDPSHVSFTHHKSVGNRKNAAPLELEVVESGKQGFKGIWKQGLKPNQTGKLSTTFVAPALMWHDINSERGRVITSVYATPIRKGECRLFARFPFKFPSKLPGLLIKLRPRWYVHIGQNGVLEDDQIFLHYQERYLAAKGGSPNFTKAFYLATKADSFVFELRQWVNQYKAEPFPGESFPPAIPKEHLLERYHSHTVHCASCRGAIANIKRLKFWCGIIAVLALASIPLLGLYFDTTSVVAVVLETITPLAFGAAWLGLTILEKQFYEGRTVPPRNLPD; this is encoded by the coding sequence ATGCTGGAGATAAAGCCTAATTTAGGCAATAATTCTGTAGAAGAAATCTTTCCCGGTGGTAATGATCCGGATTGCTTTGATTGGCACGAAACATGGTATCCTGTCCACTACCTGGAAGATTTAGATAAATCTAAACCCACACCGTTTACTTTACTGGGCAAAGATATTGTAATTTGGTGGGATAAGCAAACTCAATCTTGGCAAGCTTTTGTAGACGAATGCCCGCACCGTTTAGCACCGCTTTCAGAAGGTAGAATTAACGAAGATGGGCTGTTAGAGTGTCCTTACCACGGTTGGTCTTTCTCTGGAGATGGTCATTGTCAACGCATTCCCCAACAAGTCGCAGACGGAACAGCAGAGACTTCTAAACGTGCTTGTGCGACATCTTTACCCACCACGGAACGCCAAGGACTATTATTTGTGTTCGCCGGCAAAGCTGAAAATGCAATAAATACTAAAATTCCGGTAATTGAACCCCTGCAAGAATCTGCTGAGGGTTGGGTGGTAATTAATACTTTTAGAGATGTCCCTTACGATGCCCTAACATTGCTGGAAAATATCCTTGACCCCAGTCATGTATCTTTCACACATCATAAATCAGTGGGGAATAGGAAGAATGCAGCACCTTTGGAACTGGAGGTAGTTGAATCGGGAAAGCAAGGATTTAAGGGTATTTGGAAGCAAGGTTTAAAACCCAATCAAACGGGAAAGTTATCGACAACCTTTGTCGCCCCGGCTTTAATGTGGCATGATATTAACTCGGAGCGTGGCAGAGTTATCACCAGTGTTTATGCTACACCTATCCGAAAAGGCGAGTGTCGTTTATTTGCTCGTTTTCCCTTTAAGTTTCCCTCGAAACTACCGGGGTTATTGATTAAGCTCAGACCACGGTGGTACGTCCATATTGGGCAAAATGGTGTCTTAGAAGATGACCAAATTTTTCTGCACTATCAAGAACGTTATTTAGCAGCGAAGGGGGGTAGCCCTAATTTTACTAAGGCGTTTTATCTAGCTACTAAAGCCGATAGTTTTGTGTTTGAGTTGCGTCAGTGGGTGAACCAATACAAGGCTGAACCTTTTCCGGGTGAAAGTTTCCCGCCAGCAATACCTAAAGAACATCTGCTAGAGAGATATCATTCTCATACTGTCCATTGTGCCAGTTGTCGAGGTGCGATCGCTAATATTAAACGCCTAAAATTTTGGTGTGGAATTATCGCAGTATTGGCTTTAGCAAGTATTCCACTGCTGGGACTATATTTTGATACTACGTCAGTTGTAGCCGTTGTCCTTGAGACTATCACACCTCTAGCCTTTGGAGCAGCATGGTTAGGACTAACTATACTGGAAAAACAATTCTACGAGGGGAGAACTGTACCGCCACGTAACTTACCGGATTGA
- the msrA gene encoding peptide-methionine (S)-S-oxide reductase MsrA has translation MEKATFGAGCFWGVEAAFRKVEGVKSTSVGYMGGHFPNPCYLDVLSRITGHAEVVQVEYDPKSVSYDDLLAVFWGIHDPTTLNRQGADKGEQYRSVIFCHNAQQLERAQQSKAKLQMSGKFEQNIVTQIKPASEYYLATAEHQQYFEKKGRR, from the coding sequence ATGGAAAAAGCAACCTTTGGTGCTGGCTGTTTTTGGGGAGTGGAGGCAGCATTTCGCAAGGTGGAAGGCGTAAAATCAACCTCAGTAGGTTACATGGGTGGACATTTTCCTAACCCGTGTTATTTGGATGTGTTATCTAGAATTACAGGTCATGCGGAAGTTGTGCAGGTGGAGTATGACCCTAAATCTGTAAGTTATGATGATTTGCTAGCGGTTTTTTGGGGTATCCATGACCCGACGACTCTCAACCGCCAAGGCGCAGATAAAGGAGAACAATATAGGTCTGTGATATTTTGCCACAACGCGCAGCAGTTAGAAAGAGCGCAGCAATCAAAAGCAAAACTTCAGATGTCGGGAAAATTTGAGCAAAATATTGTCACACAAATTAAACCTGCTAGTGAATATTATTTAGCCACAGCAGAACATCAGCAGTATTTTGAGAAGAAGGGGCGACGTTAA
- a CDS encoding FAD-dependent oxidoreductase produces MQNDSGKTTSIWMTTADVPDQSALSENIHADVCVVGAGMAGMSTAYMLSREGKSVVVLDDGPIGGGQTCRTTAHLSNVLYHRYFELEDIHGQERTKQIAHSHTKAIDIIQAIASREQIDCDFERLNGYLFSPDLESVDEMQQELAAAHRAGLTSVELVPQAPVDGFDTGMCLRFPHQGQFDPLKYLAGLAEAIQRRGGKIYTGTHVQKITGGLNARVETSNGQVVTADAVVVATNSPICNLATMHFKQAAYMTFVIGIKVPRGSITKALYWDTLDPYHYVRLQNLDEQSDVLIVGGEDHKTGQADDADARYARLEVWTRERFPMATERLFRWSGQVMNADDGIAYIGKNPQDEDNIYIATGDTGLGMTHGTIAGMLLNDMILGRKNTWAEVYDPLRTRIGATGDFVSENINIAAQYLDWITPGEIDSVEKIPSGTGAVVRQGLNKIAAYRDENGTLHEHSAVCSHLKCIVAWNTSEQTWDCPCHGSRFDAKGKVINGPAINGLAPVYQKQT; encoded by the coding sequence ATGCAAAACGACTCTGGTAAAACAACTTCTATTTGGATGACCACAGCAGATGTACCAGATCAATCTGCCCTATCTGAAAACATTCATGCTGATGTGTGCGTCGTCGGTGCAGGAATGGCGGGAATGTCCACTGCTTATATGTTAAGTCGTGAAGGTAAATCAGTAGTGGTGCTAGATGATGGACCGATTGGTGGGGGTCAAACTTGCCGAACAACAGCACATCTTTCAAATGTCTTGTATCATCGCTACTTTGAGCTTGAGGATATCCACGGACAAGAACGCACAAAACAGATTGCCCACAGTCATACCAAAGCAATTGATATCATACAGGCGATCGCCTCTCGTGAACAAATCGACTGTGACTTTGAGCGACTCAACGGTTATCTCTTTTCTCCTGACCTGGAATCTGTGGATGAGATGCAGCAAGAATTAGCCGCAGCACATCGCGCCGGACTAACGAGTGTGGAACTTGTCCCACAAGCACCAGTAGATGGCTTTGATACAGGAATGTGTCTGCGCTTTCCCCACCAAGGACAATTTGACCCCCTGAAATACCTCGCCGGATTAGCTGAAGCAATTCAACGCCGTGGCGGGAAAATTTATACAGGAACCCACGTACAAAAAATTACAGGTGGTCTAAACGCCCGTGTAGAAACCAGCAATGGTCAAGTAGTCACAGCTGATGCTGTAGTTGTAGCCACCAATTCCCCAATTTGTAATTTGGCTACCATGCACTTCAAGCAAGCGGCTTACATGACATTTGTGATTGGTATCAAAGTTCCTCGCGGTTCAATTACCAAAGCCCTTTACTGGGATACTCTCGACCCTTATCACTACGTGCGCCTGCAAAATCTAGATGAACAATCTGATGTTTTGATTGTCGGTGGCGAAGACCACAAAACCGGACAAGCTGATGATGCTGATGCCCGATATGCCAGACTAGAAGTATGGACAAGAGAACGTTTCCCAATGGCGACAGAGAGGTTATTTCGCTGGTCGGGTCAAGTGATGAACGCTGATGATGGTATTGCCTACATTGGCAAAAACCCCCAAGATGAGGATAATATTTACATCGCCACCGGTGACACAGGTTTAGGCATGACCCACGGAACCATCGCCGGGATGCTGTTGAATGATATGATTTTAGGGCGAAAAAATACCTGGGCTGAAGTCTACGACCCATTAAGAACGAGAATTGGCGCAACAGGTGATTTTGTCTCTGAAAATATTAACATTGCCGCTCAGTATTTAGATTGGATTACACCAGGGGAAATTGATTCTGTAGAAAAGATTCCCTCTGGTACAGGTGCAGTGGTGCGTCAAGGCTTAAATAAAATCGCCGCTTATCGAGACGAAAACGGCACTTTGCATGAGCATTCCGCAGTATGTAGCCACTTGAAATGTATCGTCGCCTGGAATACTTCAGAACAAACTTGGGATTGTCCTTGTCATGGTTCGCGGTTTGATGCGAAGGGTAAAGTAATTAATGGCCCAGCAATTAATGGGCTTGCACCTGTATATCAGAAGCAAACCTGA